From Epinephelus lanceolatus isolate andai-2023 chromosome 2, ASM4190304v1, whole genome shotgun sequence, one genomic window encodes:
- the LOC117251500 gene encoding guanylyl cyclase-activating protein 2-like, with translation MGQAQSGADDKEVTLQHIQELYRKFASECPSGNLHLHEFKRIFGIDSNSTEEESAYMENLFRSFDTNKDGKIDFLEYVAALHLVLRGKLVDKLKWSFKVYDRDGNGCLDRQEVRHIVRIINKIKRHKDPSITGNIEDICDRIFDLVDKNKDSQISLEEFIEGAEKDPWVMDQLRLDIGPCDWFIDQQEKKP, from the exons ATGGGTCAAGCACAAAGTGGAGCAGATGATAAGGAAGTGACTCTTCAACACATCCAGGAACTTTACCGTAAATTTGCAAGTGAATGTCCAAGTGGAAATCTGCACTTGCATGAATTCAAGAGAATCTTTGGTATTGACAGCAACTCCACAGAAGAAGAATCTGCATATATGGAAAATTTGTTTAGATCTTTTGATACAAATAAG GATGGTAAAATAGACTTCCTGGAGTATGTGGCAGCACTGCATCTTGTTCTTCGTGGAAAACTGGTGGACAAATTGAAATGGTCTTTTAAAGTTTATGACAGAGATGGAAATGGCTGCctggacagacaggaagtgagacaCATTGTCAGA ATCATCAACAAGATAAAGAGGCACAAGGATCCGAGCATCACAGGGAATATTGAAGATATTTGTGACAGAATATTTGATCTGGTGGACAAGAATAAAGACA GTCAGATTTCTTTGGAAGAATTTATTGAAGGGGCTGAAAAGGACCCATGGGTGATGGATCAGCTCAGACTGGACATTGGGCCTTGTGATTGGTTCATTGACCAGCAGGAGAAGAAACCCTGA